One window of Cervus elaphus chromosome 2, mCerEla1.1, whole genome shotgun sequence genomic DNA carries:
- the LOC122706729 gene encoding interferon-induced transmembrane protein 1-like, producing MDHIDPPAQAMIKEEHEVAMLGAPQSQAPVTTTVISIPSETSVPDHIVWSLFNTIFMNSCCLGFVAFAYSVKSRDRKMVGDITGAQSYASTAKCLNIWALVLGIFLTIGSIVLLVFVYRGAYQMSLEMMKNRGY from the exons CACATCGATCCCCCTGCACAAGCCATGATCAAGGAGGAGCACGAGGTGGCCATGCTGGGGGCACCCCAGAGCCAGGCGCCTGTGACAACCACGGTGATCAGCATCCCCAGCGAGACCTCTGTTCCCGACCACATCGTGTGGTCCCTGTTCAACACCATCTTCATGAACTCGTGCTGCCTGGGCTTCGTGGCATTCGCCTACTCTGTGAAG TCTAGGGACCGGAAGATGGTCGGTGACATCACTGGGGCCCAGAGCTACGCCTCCACCGCCAAGTGCCTGAACATCTGGGCCCTGGTCctgggcatctttctgaccaTTGGATCGAtcgttcttctcgtttttgtctACCGGGGAGCCTACCAGATGAGTTTGGAGATGATGAAAAATAGAGGATACTAG
- the LOC122706733 gene encoding interferon-induced transmembrane protein 3-like, whose protein sequence is MNRTSQPFFTGAHGAVPPAYEVLKEEHEVAVLGAPQSQAPVTTTVINIRSETAVPDHIVWSLFNTIFMNCCCLGFVAFAYSVKSRDRKMIGDIIGAQSYASTAKCLNICALVLGLLLIIILIIIVSTGSLMILQALSELIQNHGGH, encoded by the exons ATGAACCGCACATCCCAGCCCTTCTTCACTGGGGCCCACGGGGCGGTGCCCCCAGCCTACGAGGTGCTGAAGGAGGAGCACGAGGTGGCCGTGCTGGGGGCGCCCCAGAGCCAGGCGCCCGTGACGACCACGGTGATCAACATCCGCAGCGAGACCGCCGTGCCCGACCACATCGTGTGGTCTCTGTTCAACACCATCTTCATGAACTGCTGCTGCCTGGGCTTCGTGGCATTCGCCTACTCTGTGAAG TCTAGGGACCGGAAGATGATCGGCGACATCATTGGGGCCCAGAGCTACGCCTCCACCGCCAAGTGCCTGAACATCTGCGCCCTGGTCCTGGGCCTCCTTCTGATTATCATCCTCATCATCATTGTGTCCACCGGCTCCCTGATGATTCTTCAAGCACTCTCGGAGCTCATACAGAACCATGGAGGCCACTAG